The region CAGGCATCCAAGAACATTCTTGCAGttcaaaaaaagattacatatggttgtggtgtgtggttgTTCCTCTGCCTTTTCTGTCACGTCACTCTTGCGAGTACCCGTTAGATAATGGAAGTGCTAACTAGATGGGAATGCTGGCTGTTTCACTGGTGGAGCTTATCCATCACTTGTAGGACATCGTCGAGGATGGACGGACCTAAGTCCAGGTCCAGGGTGAAAGCAGAGTCGTCCTCCCTGCCCGGGGGCTCCTCCGGGCAGGTCTGCAGAGACTCTGCGTCACGGCCGGAGCTGTAACTGTACCGTCCTGTGCTGCCGCTCCCCGCCTCCGGGGCCAGCTCGTCTCCCTCGTCgcagtccagcaggggcatGGAACTACACTTCTTCTGCCTCTGGCTGGGGTAGCGCTGGCCTTCCCAGGCGGGGCCGGTCTGGGCGTCTGTCTCCTCCAGGTTGAGGCGGGGAGGCTTGGGCGGCGGCGCGCAGGCCAGGAAGAGGTTCTGCTCGCTCTGGGAGCTCTGTCGGAAGAGGCTGTGGCCGCTCTTGAGGAAGGACAGGTCTCCGAAGCTGTCGTGGCAGGCTTGCGCCCCAATGTGAGCCAAGTGGCGGAAGTCGCCCAGCGGTAGGCTGATCATGTTGACTGACACCAGCTCCCGCCTCTTCGGCTGCTTCCTGGACCAGCGCGCGAAGCTGGCCTTGCGGTAAAGAGAGTTTTTAAAGGGCATCTTCGGATGCTCGGCCAGCGACTCGGTTACCTCCGAGGACAGAAGTTAGTGGAAAGGGGGTAGCTCAGAAACCGAGGTCCATCGTACCTGGGGCAGCACTAGTGAGGgaaaagcaagcaaacaaacaaaatttaTGAGCTTACAATTTTGGAATATTTTACCTTTCATGGTTTTGTTAAAAGTTCTGGCACGAAAGGCGATTTTTCTTCAACACATGAAAGCTAGCTGATCTGATTGTTGACCTTTGCATACTTTAAAGTGAAGgaattgtatttgtttctgctgctatccGTCTCCAGATGCAAACCCTGGCTGTGGCCAAGGATGCCTGCGAATAAGCGCCCATTCTTTAATGAATGCACCTGTTCCCTTCAACTGCTGGCTATTGCTTTTAGTCATCTCTTGGATCAGGGATGATAATTCGGCACATG is a window of Conger conger chromosome 1, fConCon1.1, whole genome shotgun sequence DNA encoding:
- the LOC133108352 gene encoding cdc42 effector protein 3-like; this encodes MPFKNSLYRKASFARWSRKQPKRRELVSVNMISLPLGDFRHLAHIGAQACHDSFGDLSFLKSGHSLFRQSSQSEQNLFLACAPPPKPPRLNLEETDAQTGPAWEGQRYPSQRQKKCSSMPLLDCDEGDELAPEAGSGSTGRYSYSSGRDAESLQTCPEEPPGREDDSAFTLDLDLGPSILDDVLQVMDKLHQ